The Sulfitobacter donghicola DSW-25 = KCTC 12864 = JCM 14565 genome has a segment encoding these proteins:
- a CDS encoding NAD(P)-dependent oxidoreductase gives MAKQPMLKFINIDRDMPEKRPPNLRKEDFNEIYAEYADAKAKEQSSRCSQCGVPYCQSHCPLHNNIPDWLRLTAEGRLEEAYEVSQATNTFPEICGRICPQDRLCEGNCVIEQSGHGTVTIGSIEKYITDTAWEKGWVKPITAATERKESVGIIGAGPGGLAAADFLRRAGVQVTVYDRYDRAGGLLTYGIPGFKLEKDVVMRRNEQLEQSGVTFKLNCAVGEDISFDDIRKAHDAVIIATGVYKSRDLQAPGVGVQGLVPALEFLTVSNKKSFGDDVPAFNDGSLNAEGKNVVVIGGGDTAMDCVRTSIRQGAKSVKCLYRRDRANMPGSQREVQNAEEEGVVFEWLSAPKGFTGDPITGVMVQKMRLGQPDASGRQAPEVIEGADYVEDADLVIMALGFEAEDLPTLWDCPDLPVTRWGTVKAEYTTGRTEAEGVYAVGDIVRGASLVVWAIKDGRDCAEAILEQFNGASAVAAE, from the coding sequence ATGGCAAAGCAACCCATGTTGAAGTTTATTAATATCGACCGCGATATGCCGGAGAAACGTCCTCCGAACCTACGTAAGGAAGACTTCAACGAGATTTATGCAGAGTACGCTGATGCAAAGGCCAAGGAGCAATCCAGCCGTTGTAGCCAATGTGGCGTACCCTATTGCCAAAGCCATTGCCCGTTGCACAACAACATCCCTGACTGGCTGCGTCTGACAGCCGAAGGGCGTTTGGAAGAAGCCTATGAGGTTTCTCAGGCGACAAACACGTTCCCAGAAATTTGTGGCCGCATTTGCCCGCAGGACCGCCTGTGTGAGGGGAACTGCGTCATCGAACAATCCGGCCATGGCACCGTCACCATTGGTTCGATCGAAAAATACATCACCGATACTGCGTGGGAAAAGGGCTGGGTCAAGCCGATTACTGCCGCGACCGAGCGCAAGGAATCTGTGGGCATCATTGGTGCTGGTCCGGGTGGATTGGCGGCGGCGGATTTCCTGCGCCGTGCTGGTGTGCAGGTGACTGTATATGATCGTTATGACCGCGCGGGTGGTTTGCTGACCTATGGCATCCCCGGTTTCAAGCTGGAGAAAGATGTGGTCATGCGCCGCAACGAGCAGTTGGAGCAAAGTGGCGTGACCTTTAAGCTGAACTGCGCCGTGGGCGAAGACATCAGCTTTGACGATATTCGCAAGGCCCATGATGCGGTGATTATCGCAACGGGCGTGTACAAAAGCCGTGATTTGCAGGCCCCGGGTGTGGGTGTGCAGGGTTTGGTTCCCGCGTTGGAGTTCCTTACCGTTTCGAACAAGAAAAGCTTTGGCGATGATGTGCCAGCGTTCAACGACGGTAGCCTGAATGCTGAAGGCAAGAATGTTGTTGTGATCGGTGGTGGTGACACGGCGATGGACTGTGTTCGCACCTCGATCCGTCAGGGCGCCAAGAGCGTGAAATGTCTGTACCGCCGTGACCGTGCCAACATGCCGGGTAGCCAGCGCGAAGTGCAGAACGCCGAAGAAGAAGGCGTGGTATTTGAATGGCTCAGCGCGCCCAAGGGATTCACCGGTGATCCGATCACAGGTGTGATGGTTCAAAAGATGCGTCTGGGCCAGCCTGATGCATCAGGCCGCCAAGCCCCCGAAGTGATCGAGGGTGCGGATTATGTCGAGGACGCTGATCTGGTGATCATGGCCCTTGGATTTGAGGCCGAAGACCTGCCAACGTTGTGGGATTGTCCTGATCTGCCTGTGACCCGTTGGGGCACGGTAAAGGCTGAATATACGACAGGCCGCACCGAGGCCGAGGGCGTTTATGCCGTGGGCGATATTGTGCGCGGGGCGTCATTGGTTGTTTGGGCAATCAAAGACGGCCGCGATTGTGCCGAGGCGATTTTGGAGCAATTCAACGGCGCATCTGCTGTCGCTGCCGAGTGA
- a CDS encoding helix-turn-helix domain-containing protein: MAGKPYKASKKGAGRHVQLPEWLQASEAWGSLPVGPRALYVELKRRFNGSNNGSVILSYRDAAKSVNAHRNTVGRWFAELEARGFIIMAQAPHLGPSGIGQSSHWTLTEYPTNDMKPATKDFVRWSEK; encoded by the coding sequence ATGGCTGGCAAGCCGTACAAGGCTAGCAAAAAGGGGGCTGGGCGTCACGTTCAGCTTCCTGAGTGGTTACAGGCGTCTGAGGCTTGGGGTTCCCTTCCTGTAGGGCCAAGGGCGCTCTATGTTGAACTCAAGCGCCGCTTTAATGGATCGAACAATGGGAGCGTGATTCTCAGTTATCGGGATGCGGCAAAATCGGTCAACGCACATCGGAATACGGTTGGCCGATGGTTTGCCGAGTTGGAGGCGCGGGGGTTTATCATCATGGCCCAAGCGCCCCATTTGGGGCCGTCCGGTATCGGCCAGTCGTCGCATTGGACGCTAACGGAGTACCCCACGAATGACATGAAGCCTGCGACCAAGGATTTTGTTCGGTGGTCCGAAAAATAG
- a CDS encoding undecaprenyl-diphosphate phosphatase has product MENTTIVAAFLGLLEGLTEFIPVSSTGHILLAGHFLGFDSAGKTFEVVIQLGAVLAILTLYSARLIAVFSAAPSDPQARRFIWSVLLAFLPAVVIGVMAHGFIKEVLFETPMLIAVMLILGGIVLVFVDRIAPEPKHDDAMKLPIPMAIKIGFIQCLAMIPGVSRSGATIVGALMLGASKRAAAEFSFFLSMPTMAGAFAYDLYKNRDVLDTSAMGEIAVGFVMAFISAVVVVKWLLDYVSRNGYAMFGWWRIVVGSLALVFLISGF; this is encoded by the coding sequence ATGGAAAACACAACGATTGTCGCGGCCTTTCTGGGGCTTCTCGAAGGGCTGACCGAGTTTATTCCGGTTTCTTCTACGGGGCACATCCTGCTGGCTGGTCACTTTCTGGGCTTTGATTCTGCTGGAAAAACCTTTGAGGTGGTTATTCAGCTGGGAGCGGTTCTGGCGATTTTAACCCTGTATTCTGCGCGCCTGATTGCGGTGTTTTCGGCAGCACCTTCCGACCCACAGGCGCGGCGGTTTATCTGGTCTGTGCTGTTGGCGTTTTTGCCTGCGGTGGTGATTGGCGTGATGGCGCATGGGTTCATCAAGGAAGTCTTGTTTGAAACGCCCATGCTGATTGCTGTGATGTTGATCCTTGGCGGTATCGTTCTGGTGTTTGTGGATCGCATAGCGCCAGAGCCAAAGCATGATGATGCGATGAAGCTGCCGATCCCGATGGCGATCAAGATCGGCTTTATCCAATGTCTTGCGATGATCCCTGGTGTGTCGCGGTCGGGGGCGACGATTGTTGGGGCCTTGATGCTAGGCGCGAGCAAACGTGCGGCGGCTGAGTTTTCCTTCTTTTTGTCGATGCCGACAATGGCCGGTGCCTTTGCATATGACCTTTATAAGAATCGCGATGTGCTGGATACTTCTGCCATGGGCGAGATCGCCGTAGGCTTTGTGATGGCCTTTATCAGTGCGGTTGTCGTGGTGAAGTGGTTGTTGGATTACGTCAGTCGAAACGGCTATGCGATGTTTGGTTGGTGGCGCATTGTGGTTGGTTCTTTGGCTTTAGTGTTTCTTATCAGTGGCTTTTGA
- a CDS encoding complex I NDUFA9 subunit family protein, translating to MSKLVTIYGGSGFVGRYIARRMAMEGWRVRVAVRRPNEALFVKTYGVVGQVEPVLCNIRDDASVASVMKGADAVVNCVGVLTESGKNTFEAVQAEGAERIARLASDAGISRMVHVSAIGADADGESKYSQTKAKGEAGVLKHQPEAVILRPSIIFGPEDEFFNRFAGMTRFGPVLPIVGAKSKFQPVYVDDVAQAAVAGVLGEAKGIYELGGPEQMTLREMMEQMLLVIRRRRLVLNIPFFAARFIAFMMDMVQLLSLGIVKNVLATRDQVKSLRSDNVVAEDAQGFDALGIEPVDAASVLPEYLWRFRPSGQYDAIKESASNLRAH from the coding sequence ATGTCTAAACTGGTTACGATTTACGGCGGTTCAGGCTTTGTCGGGCGATATATTGCGCGGCGGATGGCTATGGAGGGATGGCGTGTTCGCGTTGCAGTTCGACGCCCGAACGAGGCATTGTTTGTAAAGACATACGGCGTTGTTGGTCAGGTCGAGCCCGTTTTGTGCAATATCCGCGATGATGCCTCGGTTGCTTCTGTAATGAAGGGTGCTGATGCGGTTGTGAACTGTGTGGGTGTTTTGACCGAGTCGGGTAAGAACACGTTCGAAGCGGTTCAGGCCGAGGGCGCTGAGCGGATCGCGCGGTTGGCGAGTGACGCAGGCATTTCCCGCATGGTTCATGTTTCGGCTATTGGCGCTGATGCAGATGGTGAGAGCAAATATTCTCAGACCAAGGCAAAAGGCGAGGCGGGCGTTCTAAAGCATCAGCCAGAAGCGGTGATTTTGCGCCCCTCCATTATCTTTGGGCCCGAGGATGAGTTCTTTAACCGCTTTGCTGGCATGACGCGCTTTGGTCCGGTTTTGCCCATTGTCGGAGCCAAGAGCAAATTCCAGCCTGTCTATGTGGATGATGTCGCCCAAGCGGCCGTTGCTGGTGTGTTGGGTGAGGCCAAAGGCATCTATGAGCTGGGCGGACCAGAGCAGATGACATTGCGTGAGATGATGGAGCAGATGCTGCTGGTGATCCGTCGCCGCCGTTTGGTTTTGAATATTCCGTTTTTCGCAGCACGGTTCATCGCGTTTATGATGGACATGGTGCAGCTGCTGTCGCTGGGTATTGTGAAAAACGTTCTGGCCACACGAGATCAGGTGAAAAGCCTGCGGAGCGATAATGTGGTTGCCGAGGATGCACAGGGTTTTGATGCGCTGGGCATTGAGCCTGTTGATGCGGCGTCGGTTCTGCCTGAGTATCTGTGGCGTTTCCGCCCGTCGGGCCAGTATGACGCGATCAAGGAATCAGCAAGTAACCTGCGCGCTCACTGA